The Fulvia fulva chromosome 6, complete sequence genome includes a window with the following:
- a CDS encoding Ribosomal RNA-processing protein 15, whose protein sequence is MPSKLTPVATKRRRVEDEVRRPKKKVRNFKKQKNYHSSDDESDDEDGPAQQPRASDAPQRSKDEPKRTLKLSANSATGPNAEVKAVQRPKPILKQPKPLVIAKTTEESSADGREEEDEATDGDLEDNTVSNIVNGLPNADEESDEEDDNDEPGLDGVSDDSGSDDDEDHPSEPEASITSNQAHRSKKKRNDPSAFATSISRILDTKLTTSKRSDPVLSRSKSASEANRSLADSKLEAKARAQIRAEKRAASEKGRVKDVLGLQTPDVDTGKLLEEEKRLKKTAQRGVIHLFNAVRAAQVKAEEAAREARAQGVVGMQKREERVNKMSKHGFLDLISSGGKGKTAVA, encoded by the coding sequence ATGCCGTCGAAACTTACACCAGTCGCGACAAAGCGCAGACGAGTCGAAGACGAAGTGCGACGGCCGAAGAAGAAAGTGCGGAACTTCAAGAAGCAGAAAAACTACCATTCCTCAGACGACGAGAGCGATGATGAGGATGGACCTGCACAGCAGCCCAGAGCATCTGATGCGCCTCAACGAAGCAAAGATGAGCCCAAGCGTACTCTGAAGCTCTCCGCGAACTCTGCGACAGGACCCAATGCTGAGGTCAAGGCTGTACAACGGCCGAAGCCGATTCTCAAGCAGCCAAAGCCACTGGTGATCGCAAAGACAACAGAGGAGAGCTCAGCAGACGGCAGGGAAGAGGAAGACGAAGCAACAGACGGCGATCTCGAAGACAACACAGTCTCCAACATCGTCAACGGCCTCCCCAACGCGGACGAAGAAAGCGACGAAGAAGACGACAACGACGAGCCAGGTCTAGACGGGGTCTCAGACGACTCCGGCTCAGACGACGACGAAGACCACCCCTCCGAACCAGAAGCATCAATAACCTCGAACCAAGCCCACCGAAGCAAGAAGAAGCGCAACGACCCCTCCGCCTTCGCAACAAGCATCTCCCGTATCCTCGACACCAAACTCACCACCTCCAAACGCTCCGACCCCGTCCTCTCCCGCTCCAAGTCCGCCTCCGAAGCCAACCGCTCCCTCGCCGACAGCAAACTCGAAGCAAAAGCCCGCGCTCAAATACGAGCCGAGAAACGAGCAGCCAGCGAGAAAGGACGGGTTAAAGACGTGCTAGGACTCCAGACGCCGGATGTGGATACGGGCAAGTTGCTGGAGGAGGAGAAGAGGTTGAAGAAGACGGCGCAGAGGGGTGTGATACATTTGTTTAATGCTGTGAGGGCGGCGCAGGTTAAGGCCGAGGAGGCGGCGAGGGAGGCGAGGGCGCAGGGTGTGGTGGGGATGCAGAAGAGAGAGGAGAGGGTTAATAAGATGAGCAAGCACGGCTTTTTGGATCTGATCAGTAGTGGTGGGAAGGGGAAGACGGCTGTCGCCTGA
- a CDS encoding D-2-hydroxyglutarate--pyruvate transhydrogenase DLD2, translating into MPPINRCVPALRRLRLANSNLQQSSHLRLQAARSAAQPLQRRWQHAEATTSAQQFGNQDPPPSRSGLSQKKIKTTAESYPDIKRDPRFKEITKDDVDFFRDVLGADNAIIDGLSQDASSDLEGYNADWMRKYKGQTRLVLKPASTDQVSKILKYCNDNLIAVNPQGGNTGLVGGSVPVFDEIVINLGRMNKIRSFDDVSGILVADAGTILEEADNHLAEHGHIFPLDLAAKGTCQIGGNVATNAGGLRLLRYGSLHGNVLGLEAVLPDGTIVDDLGKLRKNNTGYDLKQLFIGGEGTIGIITGVSIICPQRSPAVNVAYFGLSSYEKVQEAFKEAKKHLQEILSAFELMDGGSQQIYKRAAGAKLPLENDYPFYCLVETSGSNTDHDSEKLNAFLEHVMGEGIVEDGVVAENETQLQNLWMNREGISESSQHFGGVYKYDLSIPLPELYSIVEECRQRFLDNGLMSLDDESKPVLDVIGYGHMGDQNLHLNVCVRRYDKEVEKFIEPWVYEWIQKRSGSISAEHGLGLAKKNYIGCSRSENMIKLMGQIKKLYDPNGIMNPYKYI; encoded by the exons ATGCCTCCTATCAATCGCTGTGTACCCGCCCTCAGGCGGCTCCGCCTAGCCAACAGCAACCTTCAGCAATCCTCACACCTTCGACTCCAAGCCGCACGATCTGCTGCTCAACCACTGCAGCGAAGATGGCAACATGCCGAGGCCACCACCAGCGCGCAACAGTTTGGCAATCAAGATCCTCCTCCGTCGAGATCTGGCCTTAGTCAGAAGAAAATCAAGACCACTGCCGAATCGTATCCCGACATCAAGCGAGACCCTCGCTTCAAAGAGATAACGAAGGACGATGTGGACTTCTTCAGAGACGTACTGGGTGCAGACAATGCCATCATTGATGGACTCAGTCAGGACGCGAGCAGTGATCTGGAGGGCTACAACGCAGACTGGATGCGCAAGTACAAGGGACAGACACGGCTGGTACTGAAGCCAGCTTCAACGGATCAAGTCAGCAAGATCCTGAAATACTGCAACGATAACTTGATCGCCGTCAACCCGCAAGGTGGAAACACTGGTCTGGTTGGAGGCTCGGTGCCGGTATTTGATGAAATTGTCATCAACCTTGGCCGCATGAACAAGATCCGGTCATTCGACGATGTATCTGGTATCTTGGTAGCAGACGCTGGTACGATTCTGGAGGAGGCCGACAATCATCTGGCTGAACACGGCCACATATTCCCGCTGGACCTTGCAGCAAAGGGTACTTGTCAAATCGGTGGCAACGTTGCAACGAACGCTGGTGGTCTGAGACTGCTGAGATATGGCAGCTTGCACGGCAATGTCCTTGGTCTGGAGGCAGTCCTGCCAGATGGCACCATTGTCGACGATCTTGGAAAGCTCCGCAAGAACAACACTGGTTACGATCTCAAACAGCTCTTCATCGGCGGCGAAGGTACGATTGGTATAATCACGGGTGTCTCGATAATATGCCCACAGCGAAGCCCAGCAGTGAACGTGGCATACTTCGGTCTGTCATCCTACGAGAAAGTGCAGGAAGCCTTCAAAGAGGCCAAGAAGCACCTCCAGGAGATCCTCTCCGCCTTCGAGCTCATGGACGGTGGATCCCAGCAGATCTACAAGCGTGCTGCCGGAGCTAAGCTACCACTCGAGAACGACTATCCATTTTACTGCCTGGTCGAAACTTCAGGATCGAACACTGATCATGACAGCGAGAAGTTGAACGCATTTCTTGAGCATGTCATGGGCGAGGGCATCGTGGAGGATGGTGTGGTAGCAGAAAACGAGACTCAGCTACAAAACCTCTGGATGAACAGAGAAGGAATATCTGAGTCCAGTCAGCACTTTGGAGGCGTGTACAAGTACGACCTCTCGATACCTCTCCCTGAGCTGTACAGCATTGTAGAGGAGTGCAGACAACGTTTCCTGGACAACGGCCTGATGAGTCTGGACGATGAGTCCAAGCCAGTACTGGATGTGATTGGCTACGGACATATGGGCGACCAGAACCTGCATCTGAATGTTTGTGTGAGACGGTACGACAAAGAGGTCGAGAAATTCATTGAGCCGTGGGTTTACGAGTGGATCCAGAAGAGAAGCGGAAGCATCTCTGCAGAGCACGGCCTTGGCCTTGCAAAGAAGAACTACATCGGATGCAGCAGGAGTGAAAATATGATCAAGCTGATGGGCCAGATCAAGAAATTGTACGACCCA AACGGCATCATGAACCCATACAAGTACATATAG